In Vulpes lagopus strain Blue_001 chromosome 1, ASM1834538v1, whole genome shotgun sequence, a genomic segment contains:
- the LEMD2 gene encoding LEM domain-containing protein 2 isoform X1 → MAGLSDLELRRELQALGFQPGPITDTTRDVYRNKLRRLRGEARLRGEERLREEARLRGEERLRGEARLREEAPLRARPAAASLRAEPWLSPPASGSAYATSGAYGDGGASAASWAGSRGLAYPARPAPLRRRASARGSSEEDEDARPLDRAAPGHGVRRWWAATPAPAPAPARPPSALLGADPRPGLRATRTGPAGAARARPEAGRRLERCLSRLLFWASLGLLLVFLGILWVKMGKPSAPQEAEDNMKLLPVDCDSKTDKFCQAKQKAALLELLHELYNFLAVQAGNFECGNPEKLKSKCIPVVEAQEYLANVTGNSPAKFEAALTWILSSNKDVGICPVSCFRLKGEDPSELVTTVDKVVCLESARPRMGVGCRLSRALFTAITNLLIFFWCLAFLWGLLILLKYRWRKLEEEEQAMYEMVKKIIDVVQDHYVDWEQDMERYPYVGILHVRDTLIPPQSRRRMKRVWDRAVEFLASNESRIQTESHRVAGEDMLVWRWTKPSSFSDSER, encoded by the exons ATGGCCGGCCTGTCGGACCTGGAGCTGCGGCGGGAGCTACAGGCCCTGGGCTTCCAGCCAGGACCCATCACCGACACCACCCGGGACGTGTACCGCAACAAGCTGCGCCGCCTGCGGGGCGAGGCCCGGCTGCGCGGCGAGGAGCGGCTGCGGGAGGAGGCCCGGCTGCGGGGCGAGGAGCGGCTGCGCGGGGAGGCCCGGCTGCGCGAGGAGGCGCCGCTGCGAGCCCGGCCCGCCGCGGCCTCCCTGCGAGCGGAGCCCTGGCTCTCCCCGCCGGCCTCGGGCTCGGCCTACGCGACCTCCGGGGCCTACGGCGACGGCGGGGCCTCCGCGGCGTCCTGGGCCGGGAGCCGCGGCCTCGCCtaccccgcccgccccgcgccgctcCGGCGCCGCGCCTCGGCCCGGGGCAGCtccgaggaggacgaggacgccCGGCCGCTCGACAGGGCCGCGCCGGGCCACGGAGTCCGTCGCTGGTGGGCcgcgaccccggccccggccccggccccggcccggccgccctccgccctcctcgGCGCCGACCCGCGCCCGGGCCTGCGGGCCACGCGAACTGGCCCTGCGGGTGCGGCGCGGGCCCGGCCCGAGGCGGGGCGGCGGCTGGAGCGCTGCCTGTCCCGGCTCCTGTTCTGGGCCAGCCTGGGGCTGCTGCTCGTCTTCCTGGGCATCCTCTGGGTGAAGATGGGCAAGCCCTCGGCGCCGCAGGAGGCGGAGGACAACA TGAAATTATTGCCAGTGGACTGTGACAGCAAAACAGATAAG TTTTGCCAGGCCAAGCAGAAGGCGGCCTTGCTGGAGCTGCTGCATGAACTCTACAACTTCCTGGCCGTCCAAGCCG GTAATTTTGAATGTGGAAATCCAGAGAAGCTAAAAAGCAAATGCATCCCTGTAGTGGAAGCCCAGGAATACCTAGCA AATGTGACCGGCAATTCCCCTGCCAAGTTTGAAGCTGCGCTGACCTGGATACTGAGCAGTAACAAGGACGTGGGCATCTG CCCTGTGTCCTGTTTCAGGTTGAAAGGGGAAGACCCATCGGAATTGGTGACAACTGTGGACAAAGTGGTCTGCTTGGAATCCGCCCGCCCCCGCATGGGGGTGGGCTGCCGCCTGAGCCGTGCCCTGTTCACTGCGATCACCAACCTGCTCATCTTCTTTTGGT GTTTGGCCTTTTTGTGGGGGCTCCTGATCCTCCTGAAATATCGGTGGCGGAAGCTGGAAGAAGAGGAACAAGCCATGTATGAGATGGTGAAGAAGATTATAG ATGTGGTCCAGGACCACTACGTGGACTGGGAGCAGGACATGGAGCGCTACCCATACGTGGGCATCCTGCATGTGCGAGACACCCTGATCCCTCCACAGAGCCG GAGGCGCATGAAGCGTGTCTGGGACCGGGCTGTGGAATTCCTAGCATCCAATGAATCCCGGATCCAGACAGAGTCCCACCGCGTGGCTGGGGAGGATATGCTGGTGTGGAGATGGACTAAGCCCTCCTCCTTCTCCGACTCAGAGCGATAA
- the LEMD2 gene encoding LEM domain-containing protein 2 isoform X2: MAGLSDLELRRELQALGFQPGPITDTTRDVYRNKLRRLRGEARLRGEERLREEARLRGEERLRGEARLREEAPLRARPAAASLRAEPWLSPPASGSAYATSGAYGDGGASAASWAGSRGLAYPARPAPLRRRASARGSSEEDEDARPLDRAAPGHGVRRWWAATPAPAPAPARPPSALLGADPRPGLRATRTGPAGAARARPEAGRRLERCLSRLLFWASLGLLLVFLGILWVKMGKPSAPQEAEDNMKLLPVDCDSKTDKFCQAKQKAALLELLHELYNFLAVQAGNFECGNPEKLKSKCIPVVEAQEYLANVTGNSPAKFEAALTWILSSNKDVGIWLKGEDPSELVTTVDKVVCLESARPRMGVGCRLSRALFTAITNLLIFFWCLAFLWGLLILLKYRWRKLEEEEQAMYEMVKKIIDVVQDHYVDWEQDMERYPYVGILHVRDTLIPPQSRRRMKRVWDRAVEFLASNESRIQTESHRVAGEDMLVWRWTKPSSFSDSER; this comes from the exons ATGGCCGGCCTGTCGGACCTGGAGCTGCGGCGGGAGCTACAGGCCCTGGGCTTCCAGCCAGGACCCATCACCGACACCACCCGGGACGTGTACCGCAACAAGCTGCGCCGCCTGCGGGGCGAGGCCCGGCTGCGCGGCGAGGAGCGGCTGCGGGAGGAGGCCCGGCTGCGGGGCGAGGAGCGGCTGCGCGGGGAGGCCCGGCTGCGCGAGGAGGCGCCGCTGCGAGCCCGGCCCGCCGCGGCCTCCCTGCGAGCGGAGCCCTGGCTCTCCCCGCCGGCCTCGGGCTCGGCCTACGCGACCTCCGGGGCCTACGGCGACGGCGGGGCCTCCGCGGCGTCCTGGGCCGGGAGCCGCGGCCTCGCCtaccccgcccgccccgcgccgctcCGGCGCCGCGCCTCGGCCCGGGGCAGCtccgaggaggacgaggacgccCGGCCGCTCGACAGGGCCGCGCCGGGCCACGGAGTCCGTCGCTGGTGGGCcgcgaccccggccccggccccggccccggcccggccgccctccgccctcctcgGCGCCGACCCGCGCCCGGGCCTGCGGGCCACGCGAACTGGCCCTGCGGGTGCGGCGCGGGCCCGGCCCGAGGCGGGGCGGCGGCTGGAGCGCTGCCTGTCCCGGCTCCTGTTCTGGGCCAGCCTGGGGCTGCTGCTCGTCTTCCTGGGCATCCTCTGGGTGAAGATGGGCAAGCCCTCGGCGCCGCAGGAGGCGGAGGACAACA TGAAATTATTGCCAGTGGACTGTGACAGCAAAACAGATAAG TTTTGCCAGGCCAAGCAGAAGGCGGCCTTGCTGGAGCTGCTGCATGAACTCTACAACTTCCTGGCCGTCCAAGCCG GTAATTTTGAATGTGGAAATCCAGAGAAGCTAAAAAGCAAATGCATCCCTGTAGTGGAAGCCCAGGAATACCTAGCA AATGTGACCGGCAATTCCCCTGCCAAGTTTGAAGCTGCGCTGACCTGGATACTGAGCAGTAACAAGGACGTGGGCATCTG GTTGAAAGGGGAAGACCCATCGGAATTGGTGACAACTGTGGACAAAGTGGTCTGCTTGGAATCCGCCCGCCCCCGCATGGGGGTGGGCTGCCGCCTGAGCCGTGCCCTGTTCACTGCGATCACCAACCTGCTCATCTTCTTTTGGT GTTTGGCCTTTTTGTGGGGGCTCCTGATCCTCCTGAAATATCGGTGGCGGAAGCTGGAAGAAGAGGAACAAGCCATGTATGAGATGGTGAAGAAGATTATAG ATGTGGTCCAGGACCACTACGTGGACTGGGAGCAGGACATGGAGCGCTACCCATACGTGGGCATCCTGCATGTGCGAGACACCCTGATCCCTCCACAGAGCCG GAGGCGCATGAAGCGTGTCTGGGACCGGGCTGTGGAATTCCTAGCATCCAATGAATCCCGGATCCAGACAGAGTCCCACCGCGTGGCTGGGGAGGATATGCTGGTGTGGAGATGGACTAAGCCCTCCTCCTTCTCCGACTCAGAGCGATAA